TAAGCAAAAGGTGATGCATCAACATAATCAAAAAGAACTACTCTATTTACAGGAGTAGTAGTATAACTCCCAAGTGGATTAATTATTGTTACCACTGGTGCACTATCATCTATAATTACTGCATCTGCCTGACTATTTGTACCAATCGCCCCTACCTTATCCGTTAATTCTATAAATAATGTGTAAGTTCCTTCTGCTAATCCCTCAAATGGTAGAGTCAAAGAGCCCTTATATGCTGGTGGATACTGTGTGGTTGTCGCAGGATAAGTAGTAAAAGTAGAATAAAGTATTTGGGTAGAAATAGTTCCTATACCAATAGTAAGTGTCCCTGGATATTTCTCGGTAAAACTAAATTCCACAACAACTGAATCTGTACCCTTTTTATATGCTTTATTTAAAGTAGTAGGATCAGTTATCTCTACAATTGGACCAGTAGTATCTACAACTACTACACCCCAGATAACAGGAGTTTGAGTTCCCAAACCACATTTATCTGTCATCGTTCCTACTACAGAATATGTTCCTTCTGGAAGATCTTTAAAAGGTAAACTAACTGTCCCTATGGTAGTCCCATCTCCGGGTGGAAGATTAAAATTTAGCCCCCTAAATATGATTGTAGATGTACCTATACCTACACACGCTCCATAAGGATTAGCTTCAGTATATGTAAATCTGGGTACAATAGTATCTGAACCAGTAGCATAAGCTAAATTATACTCGGTAGGATATACAATAGTCATCGCTGGCTTAGTATCGTCTATTGTTAAAGCACTATCCTCAGACTTACTTCCTCCATTCCCTGGTGTATCAACTGCTTCTACTTTTACTGTGTAAGTTCCATCAAGGTCTCCATTACCAGCCGGAATAGTTACCATTCCCCGCCCTTCTAACATGGTCACTGTAGAAAACACAGTCGTCGTAGCTATTCCAGAAATAGTTATAGTCGCATAAACAAATGGTGATGCATCAACATAATCAAAAAGAACTACTCTATTTACAGGAGTAGTAGTATAACTCCCAAGTGGATTAATTATTGTTACCACTGGTCCACTATCATCTATAATTACTGCATCTGCTTGACTATTTGTACCCATCGCCCCTACCTTATCCGTTAATTCTATAAATAATGTGTAAGTTCCTTCTGCTAATCCCTCAAATGGTAGAGTCAAAGAACCCTTATATGCTGGTGGATACTGTGTGATTGTCGCAGGATAAGTAGTAAAAGTAGAATAAAGTATTTGTGTAGAAATAGTTCCTATACCAATAGTAAGTGTCCCTGGATATTTCTCAGTAAAGCTAAATGTTACAAGAACTGAATCTGTACCTTTTTTATATGCCTTATTTAAAGTAGTAGGATCAGTTATCTCTACACTTGGACCCGTAGTATCTACAACTACTACACCCCAGATAACAGGAGTTTGAGTTCCCAAACCACATTTATCTGTCATCGTTCCTACTACAGAATATGTTCCTTCTGGAAGATCTTTAAAAGGTAAACTAACTGTCCCTATGGTAGTCCCATCTCCGGGTGGAAGATTAGTATTTGTTCCAGCAAACAGATAACTAGATGTACCCATATATACCACCGCTATATCAGGATTAGCCTCAGTGTATGTAAATCTGGGTACAATAATATCTGTCCCCGTAGCATAAGCTAAATTATTCTCTGTCGGATATACAATAGTCATCGCTGGTGCAGTATCATCTATCGTTAATGCCTCATCTTTAGTATCAGTGTCTTTGTTTCCTATCTTATCAGTTAAAGTCACTTCTACCGTATAGGTGCCATCAAGAGTACCACTACCGGCGGGTATACTTATTGTTCCCTGTCCCCAATTTCCATAAAATGTAGTAGTCGTTGTAGCAAATACAGTCTCAGTAGCTACTCCAGTAATAGTAATAGTTGCAAAATCAGGATTTTGCTCAGTATAAGTAAATATCACTACTCTATTATCAGGAGTAGTAGTATAACTACCAAGTGGATTAATTATTGTTACTTCTGGTAAGATATTATCTATAATTAACGCATCTGTCTGACTATTTGTTCCAATCTTACCTACCTTATCCTGTAATTCTATAAATAATGAATAGGCTCCATCTATTAATCCCTCAAATGGTAGTGTTAAAGAGCCAATTGTTGGTATCTGTGCTGGTGTTGAGGTAGAAGGATAGACAGTTTGAGTAGAAAATGTGGTACCTTCTATACTAATCGTAAGTGTCCCTGGATATTTCTCAGTAAAGCTAAATGTTACAACAACTGAGTCTGTACCTTTCTTATACGCCTTATTTAAAGTAGTGGGATCAGTTATCTCTACTATTGGTGGAGTATCATCTAACACCACCACTCCCCAGATAACATCAGTCCATGTTCCCACCCCACATTTATCTATCATATATCCTTGCATGGAATATGTTCCTTCCGGAAGATTTTTAAAAAGTAAACTAACTGTCCCTATGGTAGTCCCGGTTCCGGGAGGAAGATTAGTATTTGTCCCAGCAAACAGATAAGAAGATGTCCCAATATATACCACCGCTATATCAGGATTAGCCTCAGTGTATGTAAATCTTACTATAACAATATCTGTATTAGTAGCATAAGCTAAATTATCCTCTGTAGGATATACAATAGTCATCGCTGGCTCAGTATTGTCTATTATCACTGCTTCTTCTTCAGTATCAGTAGTTGACCCTATACTTTTATCACTCATCCAGACACTTACAGTATATGTCCCTTCCTTATTAGCCGCCCCAGTAAATGTTAATGTATAAGTAGCTCTTGCATCTGTACCTGCCAATAGATTAGTAGTCTGTGTTGATGTAAGCTCTCCATGAATAAGTGAGTTTATCGTTATTGTTAATGTAGCGGGATAAACCTCAGTATAGATAAATACAACTGTAACTGTCCCTTCAGCCTTCTGATAGACTTTATCTTGTGTAGTAGGTGAAATAATATTTATCTGTGGCGGTTGATTATCAACTACTGTTACTATCGCAGGTGATGTAGCTGTATTTCCTGCCTGGTCATATGCAATGCAAAATAGGTCTTTTATTCCATCACCAGTTGTATTCCACACAATAGTATGCGTTCCAAGTTTTGAAGGTGAACTATTTGTTCCACTGGTATCAAGCAAAGTATCTCCCCAGTAAAATTCTACCTTATCAATTCCAGTTTCATCATCCTGTGCAGTTGCTCTAATAGTTACGGTTCCACCCACAGATATAGTTCCAGTTATATTTTCCTCATTTCCATTAGTAAGTACTGCCACAATAGTAATGGTACCTGGAACTGTATTATCTACCCAAACCGCGCCCAATTCCTCATCTTCATCAGTTTTTCCTACCCTGTCACTCATAACAACCTTCACATTATATGTACCATTGGCTGGGGTAGGAGGATCTGGAATATATACTGAAGCAGTTCCATAACCATCTAATATTTGCACAACTGCACTCTCTGGAGTGCCCGTAGCACTACCAATCACAGTAGTTGTACCAATTGTAACAGTGATAGTAGCAGGATTATCTTCTACATAGGTAAAGGTAACAGTAATAGTTGCTGGAGTTTGGGTATAAATAGTCCCCCCAAGTGGCGATGTAATATTTACCTCTGGAGCTTTATTATCTAAAGTTACTGTACCAAGAGCTGTTCCCGAATCACTTAAATTTACCTTATCAGTAACAGTAACTGAAACAGAATAAGTACCATCTGCTCCTGATACCTGAACATCTACTGTTTTTTGTCCATCTGGTATAGTTAATGTTCCTTCAGCAGAACCAACTGTTCCTCCAATACCAGAAATAGTAATAGTATATGTAGCAGGATTTAACTCACTATAAGAAAAAGTAACGCTAACTGTACCACCATTTTCTCGATATACATCAACAGATGGTTCTGTCACATCCACTTCAGGAGCTTTATTATCTAAGACTACTAAGCCAGTGGCAGTACCATACCCGGAATGATTAAGTGTATCTGTCACCTTTATCTGAACTGAATATGTTCCATCTGTAGCTCCAGATACCTGGACATCTACAGTCTTTGAACCATCTGGAATAGTCAAACCACCTGTATCAGAACCAATTTCAATTGCACCTTGATAAATTCGAAGACTATAAGTAACTGGATTAGGCTCACTATATGTAAAATAAACAGTGACAATCCCGTTATTCTTACGATATACATCCACCGCTGGTTCATTTACACTTACTGTTGGAGCTATAGTATCTACTACCACTGCACTATCCCTAATAGATTCACCTTCATTATCCCCTTCATCAATAACCGTTACCTTAACAGAGTAAGTTCCATCAACTCCATCTATCGTCACAGTACCTGTAATAGTTAGGGTGCCATCATTAGGAATTGTAAGGGTTGAGGTAAAAGAGCCAATACTATTTATTCCCATCTCATCATTATATATATTTATGATATATTTATCTGGATTTAATTCAGTGTAGGTAAAGCTAACAGTTATTGTCCCAGGTGACTCGGTATAGGTAGGTGTAACATTTGTAATATTAACTTCAGGAGGTGTCCAGTCTCCTAAGATGACGAGGTCATTAGATATAGGCGACTTCTCTATTCCATCCGACGGGTCAACTATTATAGCTGCAAAAGAATACCATAATCCTGAAGTAACACTTCCTTCATAAGAAGTATCAGTGGTAGTCCCAATAAGATAATTACCTGTATTTATAAATTCTTGGGTTAAAGTACCAGGCAATTGTTTACGATGTATCTCAAAATAATAACCTATCCCTAATGTATTTGTAGCCACAGACCAATTTAAAGTAATCGAACCCACCCCTCCAGAACCTGTCCCAACACCTGTCAGGTCAAGAATAGAAACTATACCTTTTAAATCAGTAGTAGCCTGGCCAGCACCAGAGATCTCAGAAACATTACCTGTTGGTGTCCCTGGTGTCCCTAAGGGATAATAAGTAGTAGTATTAGTAGTCCAGACACCAGCAGTATCTACGGTTATAACTGCGTAGGCATATTGAGTTGCCTTATCTGGAACACCCATGTTAGGATTTACCCAACTATAATATTGCCAATTGACATCACGAATAGTACCCGTGCCATTAGCATCATAACATGTAAATTGCTGAAGAGCAGAATTATTATGAGGATTTATTGCCTTAACTACGGCAAGCAAATTATTATTATTTATCTCACCATTTTCCAATTTTCCTGCTTTTGCCTTTCGATATATCATATAGTAGAGTTGAGAACCATTAGGAGTCTGTTGACCATTAAATGGTGGGTCTAAAGGAGATGTCCATTGAAGTTGTATGGAATTTTGTTGAGCTTGTGAAGTAGCAATAAGGTCAGCAATCGAATTAGGTTTATCTCTATCAAGATACCCAAGTGTCATATTAGACCAACCTCCTCCTTCCTCTTTTAATCTGTACCGGTAATAAGCACCATTTTGACCATTACCTCCAGTCTCCTCATCGTATATTACAATAGTATCCGTGTAGGTAGCACAAAATGTAGTGACTGTTGCCGCTGCGGAGCTATCCCAATATGTTGGATCACTATTTATCGCCCTTTTCAATGTATATGTTGCTCCATTAGTTATATCCCACTTCAGATACATCTTCCCGCCAGATCTTAATTCCTGTCTAAGTTGAGGAGCGGCATATACCTCTTCCAACAGCCCAAAACTTAAGCCCATGGTTAATAAAAGCACCCAAGAAAAGTTTATTTTTATTAGTTTTTTCCTCATTTTACTCCCTTCCTTTATTAAATTTTTAATACTCATAAAAAGATTCCTCCTTAAGATTTAGATTATTGTGACCAGTCGGACAATTTAGACAAATCTAACCCTTCTTTCTAAAAAAAAATCTCACCCCTCCCCTCTCGCGTCTATTATTTTAACACCTAAGAAGTTCAATTAGAAGTGAGATGTGAAAATTTTACACTATAATCTCAATTTTGTCAAGTATTTTTTTAAAAAAAGTTAAAAATATTTTAGATAACCCAGATTTTAAAACAAAAAAAATTCTGCGTAAAAAAATCTTGCATTCTATCTTCTTTATTCAAAACATCTTCGTATATTTAATCATCCCCCGGTCTGCTTTATAATCAGTTGCCGGGTTCTCTTTATCCTTATTTTTCATCCACTCATAGGAAAAGGTAAATTGCGAGGTAAAAGAACGATAATAATCTACCGCTAATTTTGCTGTCCATTCTTTACTACTACAGTTTTTTTCAATCCGATATTCCTCAAATTCATATCCAGGTTTTAATATCAACTTTTGGGGGATAATATCGTAAATTAAATCAATAGTTGTATTCAAGGTATCATCTTTTTCATTACCAGTTTTATTTTTGGTATATGAAAGGTAGTTAGCGAGGGTGAATTTTTGGGCAAATTTTGTATCCAGTGTCAAAGAAAGGACATCGGATTTATAATCCTCATATTCAGTGCCATAAGAATCTGAGCTTTTGTCATCAATATCCGACCTCTGTAAATCAAGCACCAAATCCGTCTCTTCGATAGAGTGACTTAATTCTAATGATATTTCTTTTGTGAGTTTATCAAGTTTTGGATACGAGTCGGTATATCTATCACTTAATTCATCGGTCAACTTACATTCAAGCGTTATTTGTGGATATTTTTCTGGTTTTAGTTCAAATATGGTGCTAATAACCTTTGTTTTGGTAATCGGGTATACTGAATCATTCTCTAAATTATCTTCATAAATTTCACCTTCTAAAATAAAACTATAGATTTCATTTGGTAACCATTCAGCGGTGGTAAAATATCCTTTTGTATCCGTTTTTTCTAAATATGGACTACCTGCACTAAAATAATCAGTTCCGATATAATCATATCCCATTTCAAAGTTCCATTTCTTTTTATCTGCCTTTAAACTAACTTTATACGCCTTATCGTGGGCTGTAGGGCTTCCTACCTCTTCATAACTATTTCTGGCTAATTCTCCAGATAAAGTTAAGAAATGATTAAAAAAGGAAACTGCGCTATCTATTGCCACTACATCATTTTTAATGGGAGGGGTCGTAGCGGTGCCTCGTTCTTCTCTTGAATCCTTATCATCATTTATTTTAAGATAGGTTATACCCAAAAATGTATTTTTAGTTGGGGATGAAGAAAATCTCATCCCACCCAGCCACTGGTCATAATAAGTATATCCATAATCCCATCGCTCATTTCCATTTTTATCTTCATTTGCATCCAGGACACCATCTTCATCTTCATCAATTTCATAGACCGATGCCTCTTGTAGGCGACCACCGATAAGCATAAATTCTGATTTTTCGCCTAAATTAATCCGACGATTAAATTTTAACCCAAATTTTGGACTGACATCATCAGATAGTGTAAAATCAGATATTTCCTCATATACATCGCCTAACTCAAATATCATCCCTGTCCTGGAAAGACCAAAGGTGAATGATTTAACTATCTCATCCCAATCATCATCGCGGTTATTAAACTTAAGTTCAATTGCGCTATTAAGGTCTAAATTTAGAAATCTACCATTAACCAGATATTCTACCCCTACAGTTAAATCAGGTGGTATATCTTCAATAGTTTTATTGTTGATATTAGTTTGAGTCACAGATATTGCCGTATTGCCACTTAAATCGATTTTTTTTGCCAGAACATTTTGTGAAAAAAGCACCAAACTAAGTAGCACTCCACCAATGATAAATGATAATTTATTCACTTGCATAAAAAACACCTCCATGCTAAAAATGTAACTGTTCACCGCAGAGACACAGAGACGCAGAGAAAAAATTAAAATCTATGTAACTATTTACCTAAATGAAGTGCAAGGTAATCGGTAATCAGGTAATCGGTAATCGGTAACAACCAATTGATCTTTTCTCTTTACCGATAACCTGATGACCGATAACTGATTACCTGAATTTCACTTCAGATGGCTAAAATGTTACAATATTTACTTCCTGATTTAACCTTGTTTGTAATCTACGGTGAATTTCCCTTTCTATCTTTCTTGGGTCCATAATCTCTGTGGACTCATTTTCAGCCTTATCTATTACCATTAAGTTTAAATCTACTAATAACTTAACTTCTCTTACTTTATATTCTCCTGGTTTTGGTGACTCAACTATTATTGTTACCTTTAAAAAGCAAAATCCTTCATAATAATCCTCTTTTATTTTTTTCATCTCTTTCTCATTGAGATTGAGAATAACATTCCTGACTCCACTTCCTAAATCCGTGGCTCTAACAAATATAGATACTGGCACTGGTTCCGTTCCTTCAAATTTCCTATTCTCGTAACAGGCATCTTTTATCTTCTTTATTAATGGGTCTGGGATTTTAGGGTCTATTCTCCAGTCCTGGATAATCGGTGAAATAGGGTCAAAGAAAGGGAAATGGACAACCACCGCCCCAACCTCTCCTTTTTCATAATAGGCTTTAATGGCTAATTCATTTGGTCCTGGTTTCAAAAAGGGTTTGAAGCGATATTTGGTTATCCCTTTGGGTAATTCGATGGGTCTGTTATCTCCAATCTCTAAAAAGCAAGCGGGCATCTGATTTATATTTACAGGGATAGGTGGAGGAGAGATAAAAACAGTTACATCTGGGATTTCATTGATAAAGGGTTTATTTTCGCCTGGGAATTGGGCATAGAGTTTTGGTGCAGGTAATGGTTTAAACTCAGGTAATTTTTCTTCCAGAGGTATAAATATCTCCGGCGGTGTAACCTCATTCGGGGTAATACAGTATGCCTTTTCTTTCTCTCTAATCGTTGTCCATTTATCTTCTGGCTCTTGCAGACCACGCATTCTAACCACACCTGTATGGACTTTACAGGTAGTTTCGCCTTGTTTGCCTACTTCTACCTCAAGTTTAGTGCCACGAATACCAATTATCGCTACTGGTGTCTGAATATTAAACTCTGAGTCCCTGGTTTTTAGCTTTTCCACTGTGCCTAAGATTTTACCCAGCCAGAGTTTCATTTCCGATTTAGTTTTACCCGTCTGGGTTTCTTCAAATAATTCCTTAATATCAATCGTTGTATTTTCATTCATCTCAATTGTCGTGCCATCGCCAAATTCAATGGTGGCTTGAGAGATAAACTTTGTGCGGATTCTATCGTTGATATAAAGTCGCATATCCACTTTTGCCTTAATCCATTTCACCTCCCCTGCCTTCAACACCTCGCACTCACCGCTCACTTTAGTAATAGTCACTCCTAAATCTTTATTTGCTAATGCCAAACTTGAAAGGAAACTCAAAAATATTACCATAAAAATAAATTGTTTTTTATACATCATCATCCCTTCCTCCTCTAATAGATATATATCGTCAAAATAACTCACTTACTAAAATTAAATATCATGGAGTAATAATATACCACAAAATTTTAATATTGTCAACTATTTTATTTACTCTTCATCACCCTGACTGCGGCTTTGGCATAGCGGAGGAAATCTTTTAACGACTTCAAGCCTAACATCCGTTTGAGGATAAATTGAGGTCTCACATAAAAACTTTTATAGGCATAGTTTAATAACTCTATTAGTTCATCATAACTTAAATTCTCGTTCCAGACCTGCGGAATGAAATCTTTAGCAGGATATTGTGCAAATTTTAACCAATAATCTTCTTTAAATATTTTCTTATCTAATCCTGCTTGATAGAGGTCGGTATGGGGATATGGGGTAGTAATCGTAAATTGGACGAAATCAGGGTTAATTTTTTGGGCAAAGTGGATTGTCTGTAAAATTTCATCTTTAGTTTCACTCGGTGAGCCAATCATAAAATCCGCATAGGTAATAAGCCCCGTGGATTTAGTCAGTTTAAACACATCTATTACTTGCTCTGTAGTTATTCCCTTGCGTAACACCTTAAGGATTCTATTAGTTCCTGCCTCAACCCCATAAGATACTCTTATACAACCTGCCTGTTTTAATTTTTGGAGCATCTCTCTATCTACCGTATTTATTCGGGCTCGAATTTCCCAGACTACCTCTAACTTCCTTTTCATTATCTCATCACATATCCCCATAACCATATCTTTTTTAACCGTAAACAGGTCATCGAAGAAAAATACCTCTTTTATCCCCAGATTAAGGATTTCTTGAATTTCATCAACGACATTCTCTGGACTACGAAACCTGACTTTTCTGCCAAAGGCATGATAACAAAATAAACAATTATACGGACACCCTCTTGAAGAAAACATAGTCGTCATCTGTTCTCTTTGGCCATGAATAGAATAGTATCTATTTAGAGGAAGTAGATGTCTTGCGGGAAACGGCAGGATATCTAAATCCTGAACATATTCTTGAGAAGGATTGATAAATATTTTTCCATTACTTTTAAATCCTATCCCTTTAATTTGGGATTTGTCATCAGCTAAATGTTTGACCAACTCACAAAAACTAATCTCTCCTTCACCAATTATCACTGCATCAACACTTTCTTGAGATAAAGTTTCTTCTGGATAAATCCCGCAATGAGGACCTCCTAAAACGACATAAATGTTTTTATTCACATTTTTGACAAGATTAGCAATATTAAGGACATCAATCAAGGTAAAGGTAGTTGTAGTAATACCCACGACATCTGGGGAGGCTTGTTGAATTTGAATTTGTAGTTCCTGTGAGTTCAGGTTTTCGGCTAAGGCATCAATAATTTCTACCTTAAATGGTGTGTGGTTTTCCAGATAGCCAGCAATCAATGCCAGACCAAGTGGTGGATAAAATCCTCTCTCCTCTTCGACATATTTGGGCAAACAAGTAGTAATCATATTTTTTAATGTGGGATTGATTAACAAAACCTTCATATTACCTAATTTATCATAGATTTTCACAAAAGTCAATTTTTTTTGTAACCGTTCAGGGATATAGCCACAGAGTCACAGAGAACACAGAGGGAATATAGCAGTTATTAGTCAAATTTTTACTCAGAGTGGATAAGTAAAAAATCCAAAATCCCAAGCACCAAATCTCAAATAAGCACCAAATTCCACATACCAAAAAGCGAATTAGAGATTAGTGAATTAGAGATTAGATTTTACTAATTCGCTAATT
The window above is part of the bacterium genome. Proteins encoded here:
- a CDS encoding radical SAM protein gives rise to the protein MKIYDKLGNMKVLLINPTLKNMITTCLPKYVEEERGFYPPLGLALIAGYLENHTPFKVEIIDALAENLNSQELQIQIQQASPDVVGITTTTFTLIDVLNIANLVKNVNKNIYVVLGGPHCGIYPEETLSQESVDAVIIGEGEISFCELVKHLADDKSQIKGIGFKSNGKIFINPSQEYVQDLDILPFPARHLLPLNRYYSIHGQREQMTTMFSSRGCPYNCLFCYHAFGRKVRFRSPENVVDEIQEILNLGIKEVFFFDDLFTVKKDMVMGICDEIMKRKLEVVWEIRARINTVDREMLQKLKQAGCIRVSYGVEAGTNRILKVLRKGITTEQVIDVFKLTKSTGLITYADFMIGSPSETKDEILQTIHFAQKINPDFVQFTITTPYPHTDLYQAGLDKKIFKEDYWLKFAQYPAKDFIPQVWNENLSYDELIELLNYAYKSFYVRPQFILKRMLGLKSLKDFLRYAKAAVRVMKSK
- a CDS encoding Ig-like domain-containing protein, producing MSIKNLIKEGSKMRKKLIKINFSWVLLLTMGLSFGLLEEVYAAPQLRQELRSGGKMYLKWDITNGATYTLKRAINSDPTYWDSSAAATVTTFCATYTDTIVIYDEETGGNGQNGAYYRYRLKEEGGGWSNMTLGYLDRDKPNSIADLIATSQAQQNSIQLQWTSPLDPPFNGQQTPNGSQLYYMIYRKAKAGKLENGEINNNNLLAVVKAINPHNNSALQQFTCYDANGTGTIRDVNWQYYSWVNPNMGVPDKATQYAYAVITVDTAGVWTTNTTTYYPLGTPGTPTGNVSEISGAGQATTDLKGIVSILDLTGVGTGSGGVGSITLNWSVATNTLGIGYYFEIHRKQLPGTLTQEFINTGNYLIGTTTDTSYEGSVTSGLWYSFAAIIVDPSDGIEKSPISNDLVILGDWTPPEVNITNVTPTYTESPGTITVSFTYTELNPDKYIINIYNDEMGINSIGSFTSTLTIPNDGTLTITGTVTIDGVDGTYSVKVTVIDEGDNEGESIRDSAVVVDTIAPTVSVNEPAVDVYRKNNGIVTVYFTYSEPNPVTYSLRIYQGAIEIGSDTGGLTIPDGSKTVDVQVSGATDGTYSVQIKVTDTLNHSGYGTATGLVVLDNKAPEVDVTEPSVDVYRENGGTVSVTFSYSELNPATYTITISGIGGTVGSAEGTLTIPDGQKTVDVQVSGADGTYSVSVTVTDKVNLSDSGTALGTVTLDNKAPEVNITSPLGGTIYTQTPATITVTFTYVEDNPATITVTIGTTTVIGSATGTPESAVVQILDGYGTASVYIPDPPTPANGTYNVKVVMSDRVGKTDEDEELGAVWVDNTVPGTITIVAVLTNGNEENITGTISVGGTVTIRATAQDDETGIDKVEFYWGDTLLDTSGTNSSPSKLGTHTIVWNTTGDGIKDLFCIAYDQAGNTATSPAIVTVVDNQPPQINIISPTTQDKVYQKAEGTVTVVFIYTEVYPATLTITINSLIHGELTSTQTTNLLAGTDARATYTLTFTGAANKEGTYTVSVWMSDKSIGSTTDTEEEAVIIDNTEPAMTIVYPTEDNLAYATNTDIVIVRFTYTEANPDIAVVYIGTSSYLFAGTNTNLPPGTGTTIGTVSLLFKNLPEGTYSMQGYMIDKCGVGTWTDVIWGVVVLDDTPPIVEITDPTTLNKAYKKGTDSVVVTFSFTEKYPGTLTISIEGTTFSTQTVYPSTSTPAQIPTIGSLTLPFEGLIDGAYSLFIELQDKVGKIGTNSQTDALIIDNILPEVTIINPLGSYTTTPDNRVVIFTYTEQNPDFATITITGVATETVFATTTTTFYGNWGQGTISIPAGSGTLDGTYTVEVTLTDKIGNKDTDTKDEALTIDDTAPAMTIVYPTENNLAYATGTDIIVPRFTYTEANPDIAVVYMGTSSYLFAGTNTNLPPGDGTTIGTVSLPFKDLPEGTYSVVGTMTDKCGLGTQTPVIWGVVVVDTTGPSVEITDPTTLNKAYKKGTDSVLVTFSFTEKYPGTLTIGIGTISTQILYSTFTTYPATITQYPPAYKGSLTLPFEGLAEGTYTLFIELTDKVGAMGTNSQADAVIIDDSGPVVTIINPLGSYTTTPVNRVVLFDYVDASPFVYATITISGIATTTVFSTVTMLEGRGMVTIPAGNGDLDGTYTVKVEAVDTPGNGGSKSEDSALTIDDTKPAMTIVYPTEYNLAYATGSDTIVPRFTYTEANPYGACVGIGTSTIIFRGLNFNLPPGDGTTIGTVSLPFKDLPEGTYSVVGTMTDKCGLGTQTPVIWGVVVVDTTGPIVEITDPTTLNKAYKKGTDSVVVEFSFTEKYPGTLTIGIGTISTQILYSTFTTYPATTTQYPPAYKGSLTLPFEGLAEGTYTLFIELTDKVGAIGTNSQADAVIIDDSAPVVTIINPLGSYTTTPVNRVVLFDYVDASPFAYATITISGIATTTVFSTVTTLKGRGTVSIPAGNGTLDGTYTVGVIAVDTPGNEGSASKESALTIDDTKPNVTLLYPTNGNPFYGKANGTFTITFSFTEENYGTSVVIISTFDGTVQTTVSTTVVEEIGMGSATFNYNSASEGTYSVKVEMIDIVNNLGTDTQREAIIIDTTDPVLNMISPATVTYTMETDTVEVIFTYTEIHPGTTTAELIGTSGATFASTFTTILAPTGTNTSLQGTLTLELESISDGTYSIRLTMLDKANNSTATTHPDAVIIVDTISPEVTIISPTTNSPAYGTGTGSIEVVFTYTEANSEIATVTIVGQGISTSTTNLVGGPGVHQGTVTLPFTGLSNGTYSLKIELRDIPGNVGSSTQQDALIIDGQPPIVTIISPTGYGTKTWACEGGQIEVVFSYTEQNPAMFTILVSSLSLGGIGTFTVVGGISGGTDCVRSEIVTLDSPVMPEGTYTLFITMIDMLGGIGFAATDSAVWIDTTNPETQGTGTDISSPDWGAMVPVEPGTISGVIGDGVTNPLWMSGVRKVVAYFIHAGRNIPSNSPPNYPYDSETDSAFLALNPIFIGSYTVSEIPAPALATYSINWDPTSFPPGGFWIVTFVYDEAGNVYDPWLPGGIRDVTPPEQIKDVLGKSPQGTTDVVLDWTHNWIPSDNSGSICGYRIYAVPDDGDPYNSPPAAPDKGAVANFVPSGTYTVWRYNVNATGRWWFWIAAVDEEIIYDGGDSVIETYPQIGYDDTFVASGTGSQPGATYTTIIEPGLNKYINSIPGDIDGDGEVEYPGTDDRGPNIALLSPPVLVYINDLIAPPVVTQFNATTTTNSRVLLQGTQTTKNKNIDNDMMDYYLVYRKTQGTNLLDGDLIPANQIAEVDYDPVNITEDLPGTYTYHFQYTDSAVTVGKTYAYAVIAVDRTGNKSAISIGVNTVVTVLDTTPPDAINTLAAQPIAGSRTVKLTWLEPTDNVGVTLYTIYRATSPIYATSTADVRGTTTTPGYDDIGSPSDEGKTFYYAVIAKDGAGNESNVSNSPSATVNDVTAPTPVFGYNPSSPKQDEVVTFDASGSNDNIGVVSYYWGFGDGATATGMVVNHSYANIGTYTVTLMVRDEAGNSSSTSQDVVVGDSQKPVISGLANRKGNTGDMVSVPVTVTDNNEVATVTVRYSQDGNNYSTSTVGSGKNWNWTFTFTATDTSVSDIEYQVEASDYDGNTSVSGKWYIKITDDENPVAAFGYTPNLPKQDEVVTFDASGSNDNIGVVSYYWGFGDGATATGMVVNHSY
- a CDS encoding FecR family protein, which produces MMMYKKQFIFMVIFLSFLSSLALANKDLGVTITKVSGECEVLKAGEVKWIKAKVDMRLYINDRIRTKFISQATIEFGDGTTIEMNENTTIDIKELFEETQTGKTKSEMKLWLGKILGTVEKLKTRDSEFNIQTPVAIIGIRGTKLEVEVGKQGETTCKVHTGVVRMRGLQEPEDKWTTIREKEKAYCITPNEVTPPEIFIPLEEKLPEFKPLPAPKLYAQFPGENKPFINEIPDVTVFISPPPIPVNINQMPACFLEIGDNRPIELPKGITKYRFKPFLKPGPNELAIKAYYEKGEVGAVVVHFPFFDPISPIIQDWRIDPKIPDPLIKKIKDACYENRKFEGTEPVPVSIFVRATDLGSGVRNVILNLNEKEMKKIKEDYYEGFCFLKVTIIVESPKPGEYKVREVKLLVDLNLMVIDKAENESTEIMDPRKIEREIHRRLQTRLNQEVNIVTF